In the Helicobacter typhlonius genome, one interval contains:
- a CDS encoding glycosyltransferase family 39 protein produces the protein MPNSIFSQDSNLRTNILFCVILCVNLCLLLFAIGGMSIHYKEAAGVFYSNDFVFVIARYCISLFGQNDYALRAPFMLIHACNMFLLYRISRIYLKKPSDALVVVLIYALLPGVMFSALFVIKSGIIIFVTLLCCYYQLKTQKMPYIVMLLALFLDGSFAILFFALFFFALKTKNVLGMFVSLLFFALNLHFLGLDISGIPRNHFMSNLGQMALFFSPLLLVYYCYTLFNALKKQTNILVDIGATSMFFVMLLSIRQEVDLENLFPMSVVALPVAVKQFFSDMRIRLSPFRANYVWRFVVILTFLCAQSFVLYYNKILYLFGTENHFASSRYISKELAHALHDMGISAIGVGSDKLALPLRFYGIEQAQKPYLLPMQNLNEHYENEIPIIYLGKKIASFVVLPSKQSSPMTTTQARLKQKSKDSKKLKAKKLADEVDSTQSLDTPVNLLP, from the coding sequence ATGCCAAACTCTATATTCTCTCAAGATTCTAATCTACGCACAAATATACTCTTTTGTGTGATTTTATGTGTAAATTTATGTCTTTTACTCTTTGCTATTGGGGGTATGAGTATCCACTATAAAGAAGCCGCTGGGGTGTTTTACTCTAATGATTTTGTATTTGTTATCGCGCGTTATTGTATTTCGCTTTTTGGGCAAAATGACTACGCTTTGCGCGCACCATTTATGCTAATACACGCGTGTAATATGTTTTTGTTGTATAGAATCTCTCGAATCTATCTTAAAAAACCCTCCGATGCGTTGGTAGTCGTGTTGATTTATGCGCTTTTGCCCGGCGTGATGTTTAGTGCGCTTTTTGTGATAAAGAGCGGAATCATTATTTTTGTAACACTTTTATGTTGCTATTATCAGCTTAAAACACAAAAAATGCCCTACATTGTAATGCTTCTTGCCCTTTTTCTCGATGGCAGTTTTGCAATTTTGTTTTTTGCTCTCTTTTTCTTTGCACTCAAAACCAAAAATGTGCTTGGAATGTTTGTCTCGCTTTTGTTTTTCGCGCTGAATCTCCACTTTCTAGGGCTAGATATTTCGGGCATTCCTCGCAATCATTTTATGTCAAATCTCGGTCAAATGGCACTCTTTTTCTCGCCACTTTTGCTCGTGTATTATTGCTACACGCTTTTTAACGCACTCAAAAAGCAGACAAATATTCTCGTAGATATTGGCGCAACTTCTATGTTTTTTGTTATGTTGCTTTCCATTAGGCAGGAGGTGGATTTAGAAAATCTATTTCCTATGAGTGTAGTAGCACTCCCTGTAGCGGTGAAGCAGTTTTTTTCTGATATGAGAATCCGCCTTAGCCCATTTCGGGCAAACTATGTATGGCGATTTGTCGTGATTTTGACTTTTCTTTGCGCACAAAGCTTTGTGCTTTATTACAATAAGATTCTATATTTATTTGGCACGGAAAATCACTTTGCGAGTTCGCGCTATATTAGCAAAGAACTTGCTCACGCTCTGCACGATATGGGGATTAGTGCCATTGGTGTGGGGAGCGATAAACTCGCGTTGCCTTTAAGATTCTATGGCATAGAACAAGCCCAAAAGCCTTATTTATTACCAATGCAGAATCTCAACGAGCATTATGAAAACGAGATTCCAATCATTTATCTAGGTAAAAAGATCGCCTCATTTGTGGTGTTACCCTCCAAGCAAAGTTCTCCTATGACGACTACCCAAGCGCGACTAAAGCAAAAGAGTAAAGATTCTAAAAAGCTTAAGGCAAAGAAACTCGCTGATGAAGTGGATTCTACACAGAGTCTAGACACTCCTGTCAATCTTTTGCCATAG
- the ilvA gene encoding threonine ammonia-lyase, protein MTNIYDKAKIAQKRLEHIVMPSTLGYAPVLSRIAGAEIYLKKENLQLTGAFKIRGAFNKIASLVENSTQINGVIAASAGNHAQGVAYAAKHFNLRAVIVMPEATPLLKVSATKDLGAEVVLSGDNYDEAYAKALEIAKAQNLVFIHPFADDEVIAGQGSVALEMIQERKDIDVVVVPIGGGGLIGGIGSVYKQLCSNVRVIGVVASGADAMKKSFEQNTIVKADSVRTIADGIAVRDVNEHNFALLKQCVDEIVSVDDEEIANAILFLLEKQKLVVEGAGAASVASVLHKKFKIGANEKIALVLSGGNIDITMLSVIIEKGLLKSNRKMKLKVVLVDKPGSLQGLTNILTSVGANIVQVEYDRTSVMLKYGDALITLALETKGEEHKALIREKLKANHYAFSEIS, encoded by the coding sequence ATGACAAATATCTATGACAAAGCAAAGATTGCCCAAAAACGTTTAGAACATATTGTTATGCCCTCCACACTAGGTTATGCACCGGTGCTTTCTCGTATTGCTGGGGCAGAGATTTATCTCAAAAAAGAGAATCTTCAGCTCACAGGGGCGTTTAAGATTCGTGGTGCATTTAATAAAATCGCCTCTTTGGTGGAGAATTCCACACAGATAAATGGCGTTATCGCAGCGAGTGCTGGGAATCACGCGCAGGGTGTAGCCTATGCAGCAAAGCATTTTAATCTAAGGGCTGTGATTGTGATGCCCGAAGCCACACCCTTGCTTAAGGTAAGCGCGACAAAGGATTTAGGGGCTGAAGTGGTGCTAAGCGGGGATAATTATGATGAGGCATATGCTAAAGCCTTAGAAATTGCAAAAGCACAGAATCTCGTATTTATTCACCCCTTTGCCGATGATGAGGTAATTGCTGGGCAGGGTAGTGTCGCGCTGGAAATGATACAAGAGCGCAAGGATATAGATGTTGTGGTCGTTCCTATTGGGGGCGGGGGATTGATTGGCGGGATTGGGAGCGTATATAAGCAGCTCTGCTCAAATGTGCGTGTTATTGGCGTGGTGGCGAGTGGGGCTGATGCGATGAAAAAGTCATTCGAACAAAATACGATTGTAAAGGCAGATTCTGTGCGCACTATTGCTGATGGAATCGCTGTACGTGATGTCAATGAGCATAATTTTGCACTTTTAAAGCAATGTGTTGATGAGATTGTGAGTGTCGATGATGAGGAGATTGCCAATGCTATTTTATTTTTGCTTGAAAAGCAAAAGCTTGTTGTCGAGGGTGCGGGGGCAGCGAGTGTGGCGAGTGTGTTGCATAAGAAATTTAAAATTGGCGCAAATGAGAAAATCGCCCTTGTGCTAAGCGGCGGGAATATCGACATTACTATGCTTAGTGTGATTATTGAAAAGGGCTTGTTGAAATCAAATCGCAAGATGAAACTTAAAGTGGTGCTTGTTGATAAGCCCGGTAGTTTGCAAGGGCTTACAAATATCCTTACCTCTGTGGGTGCAAATATTGTGCAGGTGGAGTATGATAGGACTTCTGTAATGCTTAAATATGGAGATGCACTTATCACTCTCGCACTTGAGACAAAAGGTGAGGAGCATAAAGCCCTCATACGCGAGAAGCTTAAAGCCAATCATTATGCCTTTAGTGAGATTAGCTAA
- a CDS encoding DMT family transporter: MQQNISRGILAMLLSSFLFALMSAEAKFLSLSLPPMEVAFFRAFAMVVFLLPIFFSQPFKSPNHKKGGFIFLFSRAFAGGLSFVVLFYNIATISLGTATAFSQSVPLYIVLLSFLFLKEKYSLGVVCSTIIGFVGILLICDPHLEGLDAINIIFGIINGLSMAIAFLNLRALKDYFNSWVAIFSTGVAMSAIALIVSFLGIPHFSESWLIPQGWQWLHIFLLGLFGTLGQHFLTYAYMQAPAGIVSPIDYSRLVFSVALGVMLGDSMPHLVTSLGIVLIILSGIGVGLPIFIADMRAYKSTSSSLNTKEDRIKKSQNNKDKDDKYL, translated from the coding sequence ATGCAGCAAAACATCTCACGCGGTATTCTTGCTATGCTTTTATCCTCATTCTTGTTTGCACTAATGAGTGCGGAGGCGAAATTTTTAAGCCTCTCCTTGCCTCCTATGGAGGTGGCATTTTTTCGCGCCTTTGCTATGGTAGTTTTTCTCCTGCCAATATTTTTTAGCCAACCCTTTAAAAGCCCAAATCATAAAAAAGGTGGTTTTATCTTTCTATTCTCTCGTGCTTTTGCTGGGGGATTAAGCTTTGTCGTGCTTTTTTATAATATCGCTACAATTTCCCTTGGCACAGCAACCGCTTTTAGCCAAAGCGTGCCTTTGTATATTGTGCTACTTTCATTCCTTTTTCTTAAAGAAAAATATAGCCTTGGTGTAGTGTGTTCTACAATCATAGGATTTGTTGGGATTTTACTTATCTGCGACCCGCATTTGGAGGGCTTAGATGCGATTAATATCATCTTTGGTATCATCAATGGGCTTTCTATGGCGATAGCATTTTTGAATCTACGCGCCTTAAAGGATTATTTCAATTCTTGGGTGGCTATATTTTCCACAGGCGTGGCAATGAGTGCTATTGCTTTAATTGTGAGTTTTTTAGGTATTCCACATTTTAGTGAATCTTGGCTTATCCCGCAAGGTTGGCAATGGCTACATATCTTTCTGTTAGGGCTTTTTGGCACTTTAGGACAGCATTTTCTCACATATGCGTATATGCAAGCCCCCGCTGGGATAGTCTCGCCTATTGATTATTCGCGCTTGGTGTTTAGCGTAGCCCTTGGTGTTATGCTAGGCGATAGTATGCCACATTTGGTTACAAGCCTTGGCATAGTGCTTATTATCCTCTCTGGCATTGGCGTGGGGCTACCTATATTTATTGCCGATATGAGAGCATACAAAAGCACTTCAAGTTCTCTTAACACAAAGGAGGATAGAATCAAAAAATCTCAAAACAACAAGGATAAAGATGACAAATATCTATGA
- the flgH gene encoding flagellar basal body L-ring protein FlgH produces the protein MREKGIYVLGAFILSIVFSHQGFGFEANIDFNAPEWVEERESADNDIPELPRAGSLFGSGDRPLFSDRRAMKPDDLITVVIAETANANFTTNKNYNGASGGNVTPPSIEYTGNDEEHKQLIQELNDQAAYNLTKANNTSNFQGGGTQTRNEALNATLTARIIKVLDNNTYFIHGRREVLVDGEKQILELSGVVRSFDINKDNVVQSKHIANAKIAYTSLGPISDTNRKKPVSDGIESLYPF, from the coding sequence ATGCGTGAAAAGGGCATATATGTGCTTGGAGCATTCATACTCTCCATAGTATTCTCTCATCAAGGCTTTGGCTTTGAGGCAAATATTGATTTTAATGCGCCAGAATGGGTAGAAGAAAGAGAATCTGCGGATAATGATATACCAGAATTACCACGTGCGGGAAGTCTCTTTGGTAGTGGGGACAGACCACTCTTCTCCGATAGACGTGCGATGAAACCAGATGACCTTATCACGGTGGTTATAGCCGAAACAGCAAATGCGAATTTTACAACAAATAAAAACTACAACGGAGCAAGTGGAGGAAATGTAACACCTCCATCAATCGAATACACAGGCAATGACGAGGAGCATAAGCAATTAATACAAGAGCTAAATGACCAAGCCGCCTACAATCTTACAAAAGCAAACAATACCTCAAATTTTCAGGGTGGTGGGACACAAACGCGTAATGAAGCCCTCAATGCCACGCTCACAGCGCGTATTATCAAGGTGCTTGATAACAATACTTACTTTATACACGGGCGACGTGAGGTGCTTGTCGATGGCGAGAAGCAGATTCTAGAGCTTAGCGGCGTGGTGCGCTCGTTTGATATTAATAAGGACAATGTCGTGCAGAGCAAACACATCGCCAATGCAAAAATCGCCTACACATCATTAGGACCAATCAGTGATACAAATCGCAAAAAGCCTGTGAGTGATGGCATAGAATCCTTGTATCCTTTCTAA
- the pseF gene encoding pseudaminic acid cytidylyltransferase, producing MKKIALIPARGGSKRIPHKNIKPFCGKPIIAYPICTALQSKLFDEVIVSTDSKEIATIAQSFGANVPFMRPKHLSDDFTPTAAVAAHAVDMLCLSERDLLCVIYPTAPLLRAQTIQNALESLLADSTKCFSFCAVSYEYNPHRSFYIKNNALEMIFPAHYLTRSQDLDPLYHDAGQFYWGHAGAWRAQLPIFAPHSCVEIIPANAAQDIDTLEDWQIAEMKYKLFKEC from the coding sequence ATGAAAAAAATCGCCCTTATCCCAGCGCGTGGCGGAAGCAAACGAATCCCACACAAAAATATCAAGCCATTTTGCGGGAAACCTATCATCGCCTATCCTATTTGCACCGCCTTGCAATCCAAGCTTTTTGATGAAGTCATAGTTAGCACAGATTCCAAAGAAATCGCCACTATCGCTCAAAGCTTTGGCGCGAATGTGCCATTTATGCGCCCAAAACACCTAAGCGATGATTTCACGCCCACCGCCGCAGTCGCCGCCCACGCGGTAGATATGCTTTGCCTAAGTGAGCGCGATTTGCTATGCGTGATTTACCCCACCGCTCCACTTTTACGCGCACAAACAATCCAAAATGCTTTAGAATCTTTACTTGCAGATTCTACAAAATGCTTTAGTTTTTGCGCAGTAAGCTATGAATACAATCCTCACCGCAGTTTTTATATCAAAAATAACGCATTAGAAATGATTTTTCCCGCACATTATCTCACACGCTCACAGGATTTAGACCCGCTCTATCACGATGCTGGGCAATTTTATTGGGGACACGCGGGCGCGTGGAGGGCGCAACTGCCAATTTTTGCTCCGCATTCTTGTGTGGAGATTATCCCTGCTAATGCGGCGCAAGACATTGATACGCTAGAAGATTGGCAAATAGCGGAGATGAAGTATAAGCTATTCAAAGAGTGTTGA
- a CDS encoding flavodoxin: MQKIGIFYGSDGGTTQEIAQKIANQIGNAQVFDVASSKTSDLESFSNLILATPTYGSGDLQDDWDSFLSNINEGAFAGKTIALVGVGDQEIYGDTFCNGVAQIYHKASKQGKIIGQTATDGYTFDDSQAVVNGKFVGLVIDESNQQELTDERISKWIESIKTALA, encoded by the coding sequence ATGCAAAAAATAGGTATATTTTATGGTAGCGATGGTGGCACAACACAGGAAATCGCACAAAAAATAGCAAACCAAATTGGCAACGCACAGGTTTTTGATGTAGCTTCAAGCAAAACAAGTGATTTAGAATCTTTTAGCAATCTCATTCTTGCCACCCCCACTTATGGTTCTGGTGATTTACAAGATGATTGGGATAGTTTCTTATCAAACATAAATGAAGGCGCATTTGCAGGAAAGACAATCGCACTCGTGGGCGTGGGGGACCAAGAAATCTATGGCGATACATTTTGTAATGGCGTAGCACAGATTTATCACAAAGCCTCAAAACAAGGCAAAATCATCGGGCAAACAGCCACCGATGGCTATACCTTTGATGATAGCCAAGCAGTGGTAAATGGTAAATTTGTGGGCTTAGTCATCGATGAAAGCAATCAACAAGAACTCACCGATGAGCGTATAAGCAAATGGATAGAATCTATCAAAACTGCGTTGGCTTAG
- a CDS encoding branched-chain amino acid transporter permease, with protein MNPDFLHSIAIVALISFNTLLSRFLPFMLFAKSTPPFIIFLGKVLPSAIIAMLIVYCLKGVDLANAPYGLNELIAVAVVVSIHLCFKIAVLSVICGTICYMFLVQSNIVGSWL; from the coding sequence TTGAATCCTGATTTCTTGCACTCAATCGCCATTGTCGCGCTTATTAGCTTCAACACTTTGCTTAGCAGATTCTTGCCTTTTATGCTGTTTGCGAAATCCACCCCGCCTTTTATCATATTTTTGGGCAAAGTTTTACCAAGTGCCATAATTGCTATGTTGATTGTATATTGCCTCAAGGGCGTGGATTTAGCCAATGCACCTTATGGGTTAAATGAGCTTATAGCGGTGGCTGTGGTGGTGTCAATACATTTGTGCTTTAAAATTGCCGTGCTTAGTGTGATTTGTGGGACTATTTGTTATATGTTTCTCGTGCAGAGCAATATTGTGGGGTCGTGGTTGTAG
- a CDS encoding AzlC family ABC transporter permease: MPPHILSALKDAFPHTIPIILGYVFMGGAFGILLAKSGYGALWAAVMAIVIYGGTTQFIAVGLMASGAGLWESFLLVSMINARQIFYGISMLERFKHMGKKSYYMIYSLTDETLALLNLKSPKEGVDKQWFDFFISFLNQSYWIVGCTLGALLGGKLQFEPQGLDFVMSAIFIVIFIEQWRNKSMRTSALLGIIISLISLYIFGAEQFLLPALLGICIALSFKRRSFETQ; this comes from the coding sequence ATGCCCCCACATATACTCTCTGCTCTCAAAGACGCTTTTCCACACACAATTCCCATTATACTCGGCTATGTTTTTATGGGCGGTGCATTTGGGATTTTGCTTGCTAAGTCCGGCTATGGCGCACTATGGGCGGCAGTAATGGCAATAGTAATTTATGGAGGCACAACGCAATTTATCGCTGTGGGGCTTATGGCGAGTGGGGCTGGGCTATGGGAGAGCTTCCTACTTGTCTCTATGATAAATGCACGACAAATTTTCTATGGTATTAGTATGCTTGAGCGATTTAAGCATATGGGCAAAAAATCCTATTATATGATTTACTCGCTGACTGATGAGACCTTAGCCTTGCTTAATCTCAAAAGTCCAAAGGAGGGTGTGGATAAGCAGTGGTTTGATTTTTTTATCTCATTTTTAAATCAAAGCTATTGGATTGTGGGCTGCACTCTTGGCGCACTGCTAGGAGGAAAACTTCAGTTTGAGCCACAGGGGCTAGATTTTGTGATGAGTGCTATTTTTATTGTAATTTTTATCGAGCAGTGGCGCAACAAATCTATGCGCACATCGGCACTGCTTGGCATTATCATAAGCCTCATAAGTCTTTATATTTTTGGTGCAGAGCAGTTTTTGCTCCCCGCGCTACTTGGTATTTGCATAGCCCTGAGCTTTAAAAGGAGAAGTTTTGAAACTCAATAA
- the argS gene encoding arginine--tRNA ligase — MYSHIKALLAGVCDVGSSEAQVNDKKSNELSFSIVLEKPKNKDLGHLATPLAFSLAKIKRTNPMLIAKELAQSLATCAAFDRVEAQNGFVNLSLSSAFLHEQAQLYMKNTLDSHQVTNISQRAKKQSILLEFVSANPTGPLHIGHARGAVYGDALARVGRFLGYEIYTEYYINDAGAQIQMLGLSILLAGREHILKEQVIYPESYYKGEYIIDLAKECEKHFGREIFISCANSKDSESADDTDVIARLAEYGKNAMLDEIKANLAQVGITFDNFVSEKALYTRWSKTLESLKAHNGIYENEGKIWIASTQQGDEKDRVIVRENGEPTYLAGDIIYHADKFSRGFKHYINIWGADHHGYIPRVKAAIHFLGYDETALEVLLSQMVSLLKGGEPYKMSKRAGNFILMKDVVDDIGADALRFIFLTKRADTHLEFDVDALKKQDSSNPIYYINYANARIHTIFDKAGVSMQDLHITQDKLELNDDAKTLLFESLCLPNIAEISFRDREIQKICEYLKNLAASLHGFYNAHKILQTEQQDSYLYVLKVVSHSLTLGLLLLGIKAQTRM; from the coding sequence ATGTATAGCCATATTAAAGCCCTGCTTGCAGGGGTGTGTGATGTAGGATCAAGTGAGGCACAAGTAAATGATAAAAAGAGTAATGAATTGAGCTTTTCTATTGTGCTAGAGAAGCCAAAGAATAAGGATTTAGGACATCTTGCCACGCCACTTGCCTTTAGTCTTGCTAAGATAAAAAGAACAAATCCTATGCTAATTGCTAAAGAATTAGCGCAAAGTCTTGCTACTTGCGCAGCGTTTGATAGGGTGGAAGCACAAAATGGTTTTGTGAATCTTAGTCTATCTAGTGCATTTTTGCACGAACAAGCCCAATTATATATGAAAAATACATTAGATTCTCATCAAGTTACAAATATATCACAAAGAGCAAAAAAACAAAGTATTTTACTTGAGTTTGTGAGTGCAAATCCCACGGGTCCGCTTCACATAGGACACGCACGAGGCGCAGTTTATGGCGATGCACTTGCTCGTGTGGGGAGATTCTTGGGCTATGAGATTTACACAGAATACTACATAAACGATGCGGGTGCGCAGATTCAAATGCTTGGGTTATCTATTTTACTCGCCGGGCGCGAACATATCCTTAAAGAGCAGGTTATCTATCCGGAGAGCTACTATAAAGGCGAGTATATTATTGATTTGGCAAAGGAATGCGAAAAGCACTTTGGGCGTGAGATTTTTATATCGTGTGCAAATAGCAAAGATTCAGAATCTGCAGACGATACAGATGTCATCGCGCGTCTTGCAGAGTATGGTAAAAATGCAATGCTTGATGAGATTAAAGCAAATCTTGCGCAAGTTGGTATAACTTTTGATAATTTTGTGAGCGAAAAGGCTCTATATACGCGCTGGAGCAAGACTTTAGAATCTCTCAAAGCCCATAATGGCATATATGAAAATGAGGGCAAGATATGGATTGCCTCCACGCAACAAGGAGATGAGAAAGACCGCGTGATTGTGCGCGAAAATGGTGAGCCAACCTATCTTGCTGGTGATATTATCTATCACGCGGATAAGTTTAGCAGAGGGTTTAAGCACTATATCAATATTTGGGGTGCAGACCATCACGGGTATATTCCGCGCGTGAAGGCGGCGATTCACTTTTTAGGCTATGATGAAACTGCCCTTGAGGTGCTATTATCCCAAATGGTAAGTCTTCTTAAAGGCGGTGAGCCATACAAGATGAGTAAGCGCGCGGGAAATTTTATCCTTATGAAAGATGTGGTTGATGATATTGGCGCGGACGCGTTGCGTTTTATATTTTTGACCAAAAGGGCGGATACTCATCTTGAATTTGATGTCGATGCGCTAAAAAAACAAGATTCGAGCAATCCAATTTATTATATCAATTACGCAAATGCTAGAATCCATACGATTTTTGACAAAGCTGGTGTGTCAATGCAGGATTTGCATATCACGCAGGATAAACTCGAGCTAAATGATGACGCAAAGACACTTTTATTTGAATCTTTATGTCTTCCAAATATTGCAGAGATAAGCTTTCGCGATAGAGAGATTCAAAAAATATGTGAGTATTTAAAGAATCTTGCCGCGAGTTTGCACGGATTCTATAATGCGCATAAGATTTTGCAGACCGAGCAGCAAGATAGTTATCTTTATGTGTTGAAAGTGGTGAGCCACAGCCTCACGCTTGGGCTATTGCTCCTTGGTATCAAAGCACAGACAAGAATGTAA
- a CDS encoding twin-arginine translocase TatA/TatE family subunit has protein sequence MTPPSITQLVIILLIVVLLFGAKKIPELAKGLGSGIKNFKKAVKDDDEESAQNAQTEQNPTQIKQTQTEQNTAKDTTKQEA, from the coding sequence ATGACACCACCCAGCATTACGCAATTAGTCATTATTTTACTCATTGTTGTGCTTCTTTTTGGCGCAAAAAAAATCCCAGAACTTGCTAAAGGCTTAGGCAGCGGAATAAAAAATTTCAAAAAAGCGGTCAAAGATGATGATGAAGAGAGCGCACAAAACGCACAAACCGAGCAAAATCCTACGCAGATTAAACAAACACAAACTGAGCAAAATACCGCAAAAGATACTACCAAGCAAGAGGCTTAA
- the gmk gene encoding guanylate kinase, with the protein MSKGAVLIISGPSGCGKSTLTKALKESVPDVYFSISTTTRKKREGEIEGVHYHFVDREQFLQDIKQNVFLEWAEVHTNFYGTSLKPVEKALSEDKIVLFDVDVQGHQSIKAHFGDFAKSIFITTKTKEILKDRLVARGSDDMQMIEYRLEKAYSEMQHLQYFDYVLINDDIESAKEAIIAIARSLKYQQIERFSEIIRKWQS; encoded by the coding sequence ATGAGTAAGGGTGCGGTGCTGATTATCTCGGGTCCTAGCGGTTGTGGTAAAAGCACACTTACAAAGGCTTTAAAAGAATCTGTCCCTGATGTTTATTTTTCTATTTCCACCACCACGCGTAAAAAGCGTGAGGGCGAGATTGAGGGAGTGCATTATCACTTCGTGGATAGGGAGCAGTTCTTGCAAGATATTAAACAAAATGTTTTTTTGGAATGGGCAGAGGTGCATACAAATTTTTATGGCACTTCGCTTAAACCGGTAGAGAAAGCACTAAGCGAGGATAAAATCGTGCTTTTTGATGTTGATGTGCAAGGACATCAAAGCATTAAAGCGCATTTTGGCGATTTTGCAAAGTCTATTTTTATCACCACAAAGACAAAGGAGATTCTAAAAGATAGGCTTGTCGCGCGGGGAAGCGATGATATGCAGATGATTGAATACCGCCTTGAAAAGGCATATAGCGAAATGCAACATTTGCAATATTTTGATTATGTGCTCATTAATGATGATATTGAGAGCGCAAAAGAGGCGATTATCGCTATTGCGCGTTCGCTTAAATACCAGCAAATCGAGCGATTTAGCGAGATAATCCGTAAATGGCAGAGCTAA